The nucleotide sequence AGATAATAGCCGCACAGTTCCCGGAAAGTTCCTTCCCCTTCGCCCCGCATAACCCCGGTAACCATGGGATATTTCGAAAGGAATCCTTTTGCATCATACGAAACTTCCGGCCCTCCGGCCCAGATTGCCATGTCCGGCAGCAGCCGGTGCAAATCCGGAATCAGCTCCTGTACACAGGAAAAATTCCAGATATAGCAGGAAAAGCACAGCACATCCGGTTTCTGCCTGTAAATTTCCTGGAGAATATAATCTGTCCGGTGGTTGATGGTATATTCCGCAAGACTGATGTGTTCTTCATATTCTTTCGCAAAGGATTTCAGACTGTAAACCGCAAGGTTGGAATGAATGTATTTTGCATTGATGGCCGCTAACAGAATCTTCATGTTATTTTCCTCCGAAATCCCGATATGGGATTACTATAACATCAATTCTGCCGGACAGCAAGAGGAAACAAAGGGAAACAGCTTCTTTACGAAGTTGTTTCCCTTTGCGTATTCTTCTTATTCGTTATCTTATGCCTGAACAAATGCCGGTGTATCTGCCGGAGCGTCCAGATATTTCTTCAGTTCGTCATCCAGCTTCAGCAGTGTTACGGAATAGCCTGCCATGTCAATGGATGTCATGAAGTTGCCTACCAGTGTTTTTGCAACTTTAATCTTCTTATCTGCCAGCACTTCCGATACTCTCAGATTTGCGAGATATAATTCCTGTAACGGAGTTCCGCCCAGTCCGTTTACCATAACAGCAACTTCGTCTCCTTCATGATAAAGGTCTTCTGCAAAAATTTTCTCCAGCAGCGTATCGGTGGTTTCTTTTACCGTGCGGATTTCTTCTCTGTGGGTTCCCGGCTCGCCATGAATTCCCATTCCGATTTCCACTTCATTTTCGCCCAGTTCAAAGCTCGGTTTGCCTGCTGCGGGAACGGTACAGGGTGCAATTGCCATACCCATGGTGCGGACATTTGCAATAACCTTCTCTGCAACTGCCTTTACTGTCTGTAAATCTCCGCCTGCTTCTGCACATGCGCCTGCAATCTTATGTACAAAAATCGTACCTGCAATACCTCTTCTTCCGGTGGTCCATGTGCTGTTTTCCACTGCAACATCGTCGTTTACCACAACTTTTTCCACTTCAATGCCTTCGTCGCCGGCCATGTCTGCCGCCATTTCAAAGTTCATTACATCACCGGTATAATTCTTGATAACCAGAAGAACACCTTTGCCGCCGTTACATGCTTTGATTGCTTCGTATACCTGATCCGGTGTAGGTGAGGTAAACATAGCTCCTGCAACTGCTGCGTCAAGCATTCCTTTTCCAACATAACCGCCGTGTGCCGGTTCATGTCCGCTTCCGCCTCCGCTTACCAGCGCTACTTTCCCCTGAGAGCCACCGGCTCTTACCAGAACGTCACATCCGTCCACTCTTTTTACATATTCCGGGTGTGCTGCTACAATCCCCTGTAACATTTCCTCTACTACGTCATCCGGTTTGTTAATCATTTTTTTCAAAGCAATTTCCTCCTTCTCCTTGTGCCATGCCTTATATATCGCAAAGCGATTATATTATTATACAGAGCAAAATTCATGCCAGTTTTATCCTTTTACAGACAGCAGGATTTCCCTCTGCAGGTTCCACTTATTGATATTTGTTGATACTTTTTATCATTTTGATACTTTTTACCATGTTGATATTATTTACCAGGTGCCCTGTCCATATTTCCCAGCTTTTTTCCGGCACGCTGCCATTTCAGACCAGATTTCACTGCACAATTTTTTCCAGATAAGCGCGAACCTCCTCCGTATCTGAACATGACAGCAGTTCTTCCAGATTGCACCGGTCGGAATCCAGATTCCGAATCTGTTCTTTTACAGCCGGAGCCTGAGACGCACTCATACTCAGTTCATCCATGCCCGCTGCTGTCAGGAAAGGCATGGCCAGACGGTCTCCCGCCATTTCACCGCACATACCCACCCAGATTCCGGCTTCGTGGGCGGCTTTCACCACCTGATAAATGGAATGTATCACTGCCGGATTAAAGTAATCATAAATATAATTTACCGTCTGATTTCCCCGGTCCACCGCCAGCGTATACTGCACCAGATCATTGGTACCGATACTGAAAAAATCCACATGACGTGCAAATACAGGCGCCATCACCACCGAGGCCGGTGTCTCCACCATGATTCCCAGCGGAACATTTTCATCAAAAGGAGTCTGAGCTGCTCTCAGTTCTTCTTTTGCTTCTTCCAGCAGTTTTCTGGCTTCCGTGATTTCCGAAAGCATGGTCACCATGGGAAGCATAATTCCAACTTTCCCATAAGCGCCGGCTCTCAGAATAGCCCGAAGCTGAGCCTTAAACATATCTTTGTTCTGCAGGCAGATTCGGATTGCCCGGAAACCCAGGAAAGGATTTTCTTCTTCTGGCAGGTCCAGGCAGCCGCAGTGCTTGTCACCGCCGATATCCAGCGTTCTTATGACGCACAAAGCCCCTTTTGCCTGCTCTGCCACAGATTTATAAGATTCAAACTGTTTCTCTTCCGACGGAAGTTCCTGAGATTCCATAAAGAAAAATTCTGTCCGGTACAGTCCGACGCCCTGGCAGCCGTACTCGGAAATTTTCTCCATTTCTTCCGGACTGCTGATATTGGCAGCCACCAGAACTTCTTTCCCATCTCTGGTACAGGCCGGAAATCCGGCGCGCTCCATCAGAACGGCGCGCTCCTGTTCCTGCTTTTGGACTTTTTCCTGAAATTCCCGTATCTGCTCCGGAGAAGGCTGCAATGTCACTTCGCCTCTGACCGCGTCCACCAGAACCGTCTCCCCCTGGGCTGCCATCTGAGGGGTCAGTTCCACGCCAACCATGGTCACAAATCCTTTCGCCCTGGCGATAATCACCGTATGGGAAGTCCTGCTCCCGTTTTCCAGAAGTACCGCCTTCACTTTTCCCTCCGGAAGCCCCGCCATAATGGAGGGTTCCAGATCTCTGGCGCACAGAACTACCTGATCTCCTTCTACGGAAAATTCATCCAGCCCCAGTATTTTTCGAACCAGGCGGTTTCCCACATCCGCCACATCATTCTGTCGTTCCTTAATGTAGGGGTCGTCAATGGCGTCAAACATGGCCTTAAAGTCAGAAACTGCCTGTAAAACTGCTGCCGGCGCCGTCAGTTCCTGCTGTATATACTGAGTGATTGCTTCCACAAACGCCATATCCTCCAGCAGCATCTGGTGGGCCCCCATAATCTCCCTTTCACTTTCGGAAAGGTTCTCTCCTGCTTCCAGCATGGTTTCCAGATCTTTTTTTGCCCTGGCCAGCGCGCCTTCATATTTCGCTGTTTCGGCTTCCGGCCCTCCGGCTATGTAAGACTGCAGATGTTTTTCATAATCCATATTCAGAAACTGGATGGCTCCAACCGCAACCCCTTCCACTACAACATTTCCACGTACCAGCATATTTTTCTCTCCTATTCCTCATAAAATCCATGAGTGAACATGTCGTCTAACTGTGCAAACACTTCTTCTTCATCCTCACCGGAAACGGTTACGGTTACCTCCGCTCCTTTTTTCGCTCCCAGTGCGGTAATCATCAGTACACTCTTTCCATTGGCCTTTTTCGCACCGCTGGTAAGGGTCACTTCACTCTTATGTTTCCCGGCAAATCTCGCAATATCCGCTGCAGGCCTTGCATGGATTCCCAGCGTATTTTTCACGGTATAAGTTGCTGTTTTCATGATTTCCTCCGTATTATTCTAATTTGGACAACTGTTTTGCCAGTTCTGCCGCTTCCGCAACCTCCGCCATGGTTCCGCCTATGGCTGCCTGTACGGCTGCGCTGACTGCTCCCTCTAAAATGGGCGCGTCTGCAATCACCACTTCGATATCTTCTTCCAGCAAATCTATGGCCATCTGAGAACTTAGAATACCGCTGCCCAAATCCGCCAGAATAACCACGCCGTCTCCGTCACTGGCATCCATAATACCCTGACGAATCCGAAGTGCGTCTGTTCCGATACTGCCGTCTTCCATACCTCCCACTGCCACCACACGATGATCTTTTCCCGCCATCTGTACCGCCAGCTCATAAATTCCTTCGGCTGCTTTTTTGCTGTGGGATACAATCAATAATCCTACCATATTAACCTCACTTTATGTTTTCCAGATAAAATGCACGAATTGCTTCCAGTGTAATCAGGGATGACGTTGCTCCCGGATCCTGATGTCCGATACTTCTGTCTCCAAGATAGCTTGCACGTCCTTTGGTAGCAC is from Lachnospiraceae bacterium JLR.KK002 and encodes:
- the dhaK gene encoding dihydroxyacetone kinase subunit DhaK — translated: MKKMINKPDDVVEEMLQGIVAAHPEYVKRVDGCDVLVRAGGSQGKVALVSGGGSGHEPAHGGYVGKGMLDAAVAGAMFTSPTPDQVYEAIKACNGGKGVLLVIKNYTGDVMNFEMAADMAGDEGIEVEKVVVNDDVAVENSTWTTGRRGIAGTIFVHKIAGACAEAGGDLQTVKAVAEKVIANVRTMGMAIAPCTVPAAGKPSFELGENEVEIGMGIHGEPGTHREEIRTVKETTDTLLEKIFAEDLYHEGDEVAVMVNGLGGTPLQELYLANLRVSEVLADKKIKVAKTLVGNFMTSIDMAGYSVTLLKLDDELKKYLDAPADTPAFVQA
- the ptsP gene encoding phosphoenolpyruvate--protein phosphotransferase, which codes for MLVRGNVVVEGVAVGAIQFLNMDYEKHLQSYIAGGPEAETAKYEGALARAKKDLETMLEAGENLSESEREIMGAHQMLLEDMAFVEAITQYIQQELTAPAAVLQAVSDFKAMFDAIDDPYIKERQNDVADVGNRLVRKILGLDEFSVEGDQVVLCARDLEPSIMAGLPEGKVKAVLLENGSRTSHTVIIARAKGFVTMVGVELTPQMAAQGETVLVDAVRGEVTLQPSPEQIREFQEKVQKQEQERAVLMERAGFPACTRDGKEVLVAANISSPEEMEKISEYGCQGVGLYRTEFFFMESQELPSEEKQFESYKSVAEQAKGALCVIRTLDIGGDKHCGCLDLPEEENPFLGFRAIRICLQNKDMFKAQLRAILRAGAYGKVGIMLPMVTMLSEITEARKLLEEAKEELRAAQTPFDENVPLGIMVETPASVVMAPVFARHVDFFSIGTNDLVQYTLAVDRGNQTVNYIYDYFNPAVIHSIYQVVKAAHEAGIWVGMCGEMAGDRLAMPFLTAAGMDELSMSASQAPAVKEQIRNLDSDRCNLEELLSCSDTEEVRAYLEKIVQ
- a CDS encoding HPr family phosphocarrier protein, whose amino-acid sequence is MKTATYTVKNTLGIHARPAADIARFAGKHKSEVTLTSGAKKANGKSVLMITALGAKKGAEVTVTVSGEDEEEVFAQLDDMFTHGFYEE
- the dhaM gene encoding dihydroxyacetone kinase phosphoryl donor subunit DhaM, whose product is MVGLLIVSHSKKAAEGIYELAVQMAGKDHRVVAVGGMEDGSIGTDALRIRQGIMDASDGDGVVILADLGSGILSSQMAIDLLEEDIEVVIADAPILEGAVSAAVQAAIGGTMAEVAEAAELAKQLSKLE